The Alkalihalobacillus sp. TS-13 genomic interval ATCGTTTTGAAGCTTACGGCTGGCAAGTAATCTACGTAGAAGAAGGAACAGCTCTCGACACATTGGATAAAGCACTTGCTGAAGCTAGAGCCAACACGGACCATCCTACTTTGATCGAAGTGAAAACAGTCATCGGTCACGGTTCACCGAATAAATCAGGAAAATCTGCTTCCCACGGCGCACCGCTTGGAACAGATGAAATCAAATTGACAAAGGAAGCATACAAGTGGACGTTTGAAGAAGATTTTCATGTTCCGAATGAAGTGAGAGACCACTTCAATCAACTAAAAGAAGAAGGTGCTCAAAAGGAACAACAATGGAATGAATTGTTTGAGGCGTATCAACAGAAATACCCTGAGCTAGCAGATCAATTATCAAATGCGATTACTGGCGAGTTGCCTGAAGGATGGGATGCTGAGCTTCCGCAATATGTTGCTGGAGAAGACAAGCTCGCTACACGTGCATCATCTGGTGAAGTACTGAATGCAATTGCAAACCGCGTACCTAATTTCTTCGGTGGTTCTGCAGACCTTGCTGGCTCGAACAAAACGATGATGAAAGACAAAGGAACATTCTCACGTAACGACTACAGCGGCCGTAATATCTGGTTCGGTGTCCGTGAATTTGCTATGGCAGCAGCACTTAACGGTATGCAGTTGCATGGAGGCTTGAAGGTATATGGTGGTACATTCTTCGTATTCTCAGATTACCTCCGCCCTGCTATGCGATTATCTGCATTGATGGGACTTCCGGTGACATATGTACTGACCCACGATTCCATCGCGGTTGGTGAAGACGGACCTACCCACGAACCAGTTGAACAGCTTTCTTCTTTACGTGCGATGCCTAATCTCAGCATCATCCGGCCTGCTGACGGAAACGAAGCCGTTGCAGCATGGAAAATTGCACTTGAGAGTCAGTCGAATCCTACTGCTCTCGTGTTGACAAGACAAGGCGTTCCTACATTGAAAGGTTCTAACGAAGATGGAGTACGTAAAGGTGCATATGTGGTAGCACCTGTTACTGAAGGTCCAGCGGATGTGCTGTTACTTGCTACAGGTTCAGAGGTATCTCTTGCAGTTGAAGCGAAAGAAGCGCTTGAACAGGAAGGAATCAATGTTTCTGTCATAAGCATGCCATCATGGGATCGATTTGAGGAACAGCCGCAGGATTATAAAGAAAGCGTCATACCTAAAGCAATCAAGAAACGTCTTGCAATCGAGATGGGAGCTTCTCACGGCTGGCACAAATACACTGGGGATGAAGGGGATATCCTTGCAATCGATCGATTCGGAGCTTCTGCACCTGGTGACAAAGTCATCAAGGAATATGGCTTTACAGTTGAAAAAGTTGTAGCAAAAGTGAAAGCTTTATTGAACGACTAAATATTGGTATGAATGTAGAACACCAGGCCGCCGAGGCCTGGTGTTTTTAAGGGTGAATATTTAACTTGGATGCATTCGACAAAACTAGTCATTGACAACTTACACCGATTGACACCACTTTTTCCAGCGCTTCGATATACTAGATGGACAAGTCTGGAAATAGGAGTGAATATCGGTGCGAAACTATGATATTTACTTGATCGAAAAAGAAGTCGCCTTTCATTATTTTGGCCGTGAACAGGTTCTTTATCATTTTTTTGTTGAGGCTTCCCGTCCTGTACCTTCATTAGTTGAAATCATTGATCTGCAATATAAATATATTACCCGATCGATCCCGTTTCACGTGTTTGATTACCATATGAACAAGGTTGATTCAATGCAGAAAGGGTTTAAAATGAAGAAGGAAAAGCAGCAGTTAACCATCTATTCCACAGGCAGCAGGGCTATCGTGATGAATAAGGGGAGGAAACTGTCGCTTATTTCAACCGGGAGTTTTGAAGCTGAAACATTGGTATTTGAGCATTTGAGGAAAATCGAGAACTCATTTCTGGCAGTGGATTTGGAAGGAAACAGTATTGGATGGCTGAGTCCGATCAAGCAAGCCCACTACATCTAAGAATGCTTTAAAATACATTTTAGCTTATTAAATCCTTATTCTATATGGAGACTTTCTTTAAGCGACATTTGCGACACTCCTGCGGGAAAAGCGAGCCAGGCGAGACACCGCAGCGAGGAACTCGTGAGGAGGCTTGCGGATGTGGGGTAATTCAGGTAAAGTGATGTCTAGTTCAGCGACAAGTCACTTGGATCACTTCAAACTTCCTGTGGCGGACGACACATTGATCGACATCCTTGTTAGTGAGCCCACGCAGAACCAAGTCTTTGTTTGGTTCGAGCCTCCTCGTCAGTTTTCCAGTGACCTTCGTGCCTAACCAGGTCGCTTCCGCTTTTCGTTTGCCCGCGGAAAGGGAGTGAATTTCGCATTTTCAACAGATGTTATATTTTCAATTCTTTTAAAAAATTGCAGTCCAAATATTGAGTTTGAAATGGAATTTATAGTACACTAGTTCTAGACAACCAGAAGGGAGAAGTTTTAGCATGGATTGGATGTATTTTGTTGTGGGCTTTGTTGCGTTGCTCGCTGGTGCTGCGCTTGGCTTTTTTATCGCCCGCAAATATATGATGAGTTATCTTAAGAAGAATCCACCGATTAACGAAAACATGTTACGCGTGATGATGATGCAGATGGGACAAAAACCATCCCAGAAGAAGATAAATCAGATGATGCAAGCAATGCAGAAACAAATGAAATAGAGGGTGGACAAGCACTCAAATTGATGAGTGCTTTTTTAAATGAAATAAATATAGATATCCAATAAAAAAAGATGATTCCGATACTATGGAATCATCTTTTTAATAATGAGGAATTAATCTACCCATCTATTCTCATTTTGTAAAACTTCTTTCAACCTTCTAAATAATTTTGGGTGGTAATTTATTGAATTTGAATGATTATTTACTTCTGTTGGATTTAGTATGTTTTTAGAACTCATCCAAATTTTATCCTTATCATTTTTATCCTGCCAAAAATTAACCACAAAAGTTATTGTTCTTCCTTCAGTAGTATGGATTTTACCTCTAGTAAACAGTTGCTTATTATTTGGCAAACAAATACCCCCCAATCCGATGAAAAAATCTATTTATCATAAGCGGATTTTTAATTATATTGTTTTGCTACATCAATAATATTTTCTTTGTAGTACATTATTTCATCAACTGAATTTAATTTATACGAGGTTTTATTCTCATCATTAAGTTGAATGTACTTATTGGAAGAATTAAATCCTAACCTACAGACCCACTTACGAATATTATCATCAAGCAATACATTAAAGTAACTTTTGTTGTCACGATAAAAAACTCTGTTTGATTGGATATGGTCTTTTAATATCAACTTAATTAATACATAGCCTTCAATTTCTTCTTCAGTAGTTTCAATAAGATCTTGAGGAGCTTGTTTATCTTCTTGAATTTGTTCAGTTGCAGCTACTTCGTTCTTAGTTTGTTCAATAGGCTTATCATCACTTGTGTTTAAAGCCTTTTGAAGCTTATCGTTTACTTTTTCTGAAATAAATTGATTTAACGACTTCTTGATTATTTCTCTAAAATTATCTATTACTTTTTTGGTCTTTACCCCTTGGTATACATCATTTAGAATGAATTTTATTAACTCATCACTAGGATTTTCCCATTCCCTCCCAAGAAGTTGTTTGATTTCATTAGTATATTTTAATTCTGAAGCTGTAGTTAGAACATTTGTTATATCAAAATGACTCTTTCTAAATTTAGCGATTTCTAATATGTGATTATCCCTTAATTCAAGAATATTAAATGTAAAGAAAGGCTTTTGATCCATACGATTTTGCTCTTCTAAATCTGTGAAAAAATTATATTCGATTCCATTTGTTAATATTGCGAACTTTGCTTTAGTAGTTCCAAAATACCTGAAGAGCTGTGAATCATGTTTAGTAAGAATTTCGTTAACAGATTTTGCCTCAATTAGAATGACAGGATCATTACCGTGCATAATAGCATAATCTATTTTTTCTCCCTTTTTTATTCCCACATCTGCCACAAACTCTGGTACTAATTCTTCCGGATTGAAAATATCATACCCAAGAATCTGGATGAAAGGCATTATAAGTGAAGTCTTGGTAGCTTCTTCAGTATGTATATTTTCTCTGATTTTCTCTACTCTACTTGACAATGATTTTAATTGTTGTACAAAATTCTCCATATTAATAATCCCTCCTATGCCTAATTTACAAACTATTTCGACAATATATTTGAAATACCTTCTTATGTATACTTTATTAACTACCTTTAATCTTAGCTGATTTTTAAATGAAAATTTATCGGTTATACTGTGAAGAGTAATGTCTAATTCATGAATTAAGTTGTATATACCTTGACGAATATAAATCGATGAAGGTACGATTTGAATAGTCAGAAAAGGAATTGATAACATGTCAGAAATCAGGTCAGTATCAGTTGTTCCTATTGAATCGATCAATCTAGCAGATTTTCATATAATTGATGTTCGATCTCCGAAGGAGTTTCAAGAGTTCCATATCGAAGGAGCGACCAATGTGCCGATTTTCAGCAATGAAGAACGGGAGAAAGTTGGGACCACCTACAAGCAGGTAGGAAAGGAAGAGGCGAAAATGCTGGGTCTCTCCATTGTTTCACCGAAGCTCCCCCAAATGGTTGAACTATTGAAAGGCTTAGCTGTTTCTAATAGAAAGCCCTACTTGATCTATTGTGCTCGCGGCGGTATGAGAAGCAACAGCTTTGCAACAGTCATGAAGCTGATGGGTCTTGATTGCTGTCAGCTGATCGGCGGGATCCGTTCCTACCGCCAATTTATTATGGCTAAGTTGGAACAATATTCTAAAACTCCGAAACCGTTCATTGTGCTGGAAGGATTGACGGGGACCAGAAAGACAGACATATTGGAAGTCCTCCAGGAGGAAGGCTATCCTGTCATCAACCTTGAAAAACTGGCAGGTCATCGCGGATCCATTTTCGGAGAAATCGGGAACGAAGGACGTTCACAAAAAATGTTTGATCGTGACTTATTCCGGCGTCTCCAACAAATCGATCAACATCCGAATTACATCATCGAGTCTGAAAGTAAACGGATCGGTCGGGTGGTTGTACCTGATTGGATATTAAATGGAAAAGAAGAAGGGAAGCGGCTTCATATACATTATCCTTTAGAAAGCCGAGTCCAATCGATTTGTGAAACCTATCAACCAGAGTTGTTCCATGATCAGATCGGTGAGGCTTTGCACCTTTTGAAGAAACGACTTGCTTCTGAGGTGTATGAGCGTATCTTGCTCTTCTTTCATGATAAAGACTATGAAAATGTAGTCCGAGTTCTATTAATGTCCTATTATGATCCTAAATACAATTTTACTGCGGATCAATATCGTTCACCCGTCATTGAATTGGCTATCGAAAATCTTGAAGATGGCTTAGTGAAGGTGAAGAATATGATTCAAAAGCTTCAACTTCATTCGTACTGTTGACCTACGAATTGTTATGAAACATATCGGGTATAAGATGCGTCTAATAAATTGAATGAAGCTATCATGATGTGAGGAGAGAGGGGAATGGGAGATACAATCATCAGTCTGTTTCGAGATTACCCTCATCTTGCTGTTCTGATCAGTATTACGTTGAATATACTGATTGCGATTTCTGGATTTCTTCCGAGTTACTTTTTGACAGCTGCTAATCTTTATTTCTTTGGATTCTTTTGGGGAACAGCCATCTCCTTCGCAGGGGAGGCGGCAGGTGCTCTTGCAGCCTTCCTTTTGTATAGGAAAGGATTCAGAAAATTTACCCGGACAAAACTGGAACGCTATTCAAAAGCTAAGAGATTGATTGAGCTGGAAGGGAAACGAGCGTTCCTATTTATTTTTGCCCTCCGGCTCATGCCCTTCATGCCATCAGGTGTGGTGACATTTTTCTCTGCGATCGGTATTGTTTCCATATGGACATTTTTTGCAGCCAGCACCTTGGGGAAATTCCCGGCACTACTATTAGAGGCTTTAGCAGTCACTCAGGTGCTTGAATGGAATATGCTTGGTAAGATGATTCTAATGGGCGTGAGTATAGTATTTCTACTAAGCCTGCGAACGATGATGAAAAAACAGAATTGAAGACATAAAGGTGTGAGACCATGAAATTACGCACGGTATTAATAAGCTTTACAAGTTTTTCTTTA includes:
- a CDS encoding YneF family protein; translated protein: MDWMYFVVGFVALLAGAALGFFIARKYMMSYLKKNPPINENMLRVMMMQMGQKPSQKKINQMMQAMQKQMK
- a CDS encoding TVP38/TMEM64 family protein encodes the protein MGDTIISLFRDYPHLAVLISITLNILIAISGFLPSYFLTAANLYFFGFFWGTAISFAGEAAGALAAFLLYRKGFRKFTRTKLERYSKAKRLIELEGKRAFLFIFALRLMPFMPSGVVTFFSAIGIVSIWTFFAASTLGKFPALLLEALAVTQVLEWNMLGKMILMGVSIVFLLSLRTMMKKQN
- the mnmH gene encoding tRNA 2-selenouridine(34) synthase MnmH — its product is MSEIRSVSVVPIESINLADFHIIDVRSPKEFQEFHIEGATNVPIFSNEEREKVGTTYKQVGKEEAKMLGLSIVSPKLPQMVELLKGLAVSNRKPYLIYCARGGMRSNSFATVMKLMGLDCCQLIGGIRSYRQFIMAKLEQYSKTPKPFIVLEGLTGTRKTDILEVLQEEGYPVINLEKLAGHRGSIFGEIGNEGRSQKMFDRDLFRRLQQIDQHPNYIIESESKRIGRVVVPDWILNGKEEGKRLHIHYPLESRVQSICETYQPELFHDQIGEALHLLKKRLASEVYERILLFFHDKDYENVVRVLLMSYYDPKYNFTADQYRSPVIELAIENLEDGLVKVKNMIQKLQLHSYC
- the sirA gene encoding sporulation inhibitor of replication protein SirA, which translates into the protein MRNYDIYLIEKEVAFHYFGREQVLYHFFVEASRPVPSLVEIIDLQYKYITRSIPFHVFDYHMNKVDSMQKGFKMKKEKQQLTIYSTGSRAIVMNKGRKLSLISTGSFEAETLVFEHLRKIENSFLAVDLEGNSIGWLSPIKQAHYI
- a CDS encoding type I restriction endonuclease, whose product is MENFVQQLKSLSSRVEKIRENIHTEEATKTSLIMPFIQILGYDIFNPEELVPEFVADVGIKKGEKIDYAIMHGNDPVILIEAKSVNEILTKHDSQLFRYFGTTKAKFAILTNGIEYNFFTDLEEQNRMDQKPFFTFNILELRDNHILEIAKFRKSHFDITNVLTTASELKYTNEIKQLLGREWENPSDELIKFILNDVYQGVKTKKVIDNFREIIKKSLNQFISEKVNDKLQKALNTSDDKPIEQTKNEVAATEQIQEDKQAPQDLIETTEEEIEGYVLIKLILKDHIQSNRVFYRDNKSYFNVLLDDNIRKWVCRLGFNSSNKYIQLNDENKTSYKLNSVDEIMYYKENIIDVAKQYN
- the tkt gene encoding transketolase, whose product is MSTSIEQLSINTIRTLSIDSVEKANSGHPGMPMGAAPMAYALWSKHMNHNPSNPDWFNRDRFVLSAGHGSMLLYSLLHLFGYDVSLDDLKNFRQWGSKTPGHPEYGDTPGVEATTGPLGQGIAMAVGMAMAERHLAATYNRDDFNVVDHYTYSICGDGDLMEGVSAEAASLAGHLRLGRLIVMYDSNDISLDGDLHMSFSESVKDRFEAYGWQVIYVEEGTALDTLDKALAEARANTDHPTLIEVKTVIGHGSPNKSGKSASHGAPLGTDEIKLTKEAYKWTFEEDFHVPNEVRDHFNQLKEEGAQKEQQWNELFEAYQQKYPELADQLSNAITGELPEGWDAELPQYVAGEDKLATRASSGEVLNAIANRVPNFFGGSADLAGSNKTMMKDKGTFSRNDYSGRNIWFGVREFAMAAALNGMQLHGGLKVYGGTFFVFSDYLRPAMRLSALMGLPVTYVLTHDSIAVGEDGPTHEPVEQLSSLRAMPNLSIIRPADGNEAVAAWKIALESQSNPTALVLTRQGVPTLKGSNEDGVRKGAYVVAPVTEGPADVLLLATGSEVSLAVEAKEALEQEGINVSVISMPSWDRFEEQPQDYKESVIPKAIKKRLAIEMGASHGWHKYTGDEGDILAIDRFGASAPGDKVIKEYGFTVEKVVAKVKALLND